In one Bradyrhizobium sp. 4 genomic region, the following are encoded:
- a CDS encoding GNAT family N-acetyltransferase, which translates to MSIEIDILNGDASWRMAEPLHRAVFGPDIVGKQPWAHVKWANADLRVLIETPEDGLVCHVGIYFRTVTWNGQKVHIGGIGGVCTREDRRGRGYATMAIDAALHTMRANEAVRFALLFCEPHNVAFYEARSWLPFKGEVYCEQPEGRIRFTHMAPYVCNIVSAPTLGTIDLCGLPW; encoded by the coding sequence ATGAGCATCGAGATCGACATTTTGAACGGCGACGCCTCGTGGCGGATGGCGGAGCCGCTGCATCGGGCGGTCTTCGGGCCTGATATCGTCGGGAAGCAGCCCTGGGCTCACGTCAAATGGGCCAATGCCGACCTGCGCGTGCTCATCGAGACCCCCGAGGATGGTCTCGTCTGCCACGTCGGCATCTACTTCCGCACCGTCACCTGGAATGGGCAGAAGGTTCACATCGGCGGCATCGGCGGCGTCTGCACGCGGGAGGACCGGCGCGGCCGCGGCTATGCGACCATGGCGATCGACGCCGCGCTGCATACCATGCGCGCCAACGAGGCGGTCCGCTTCGCGCTGCTGTTCTGCGAGCCGCACAATGTCGCCTTCTACGAGGCCCGCAGCTGGCTCCCCTTCAAGGGCGAGGTCTATTGCGAGCAGCCGGAGGGGCGGATCCGCTTCACTCACATGGCGCCCTATGTCTGCAACATCGTCAGCGCGCCGACGCTGGGCACCATCGACCTCTGCGGCCTGCCCTGGTGA
- a CDS encoding superoxide dismutase — protein sequence MTFTLPPLPYAYDALGQFMSKETLEFHHDKHHQAYVTNGNNALKGTEWEGKSLEEIVKGSFGKNPAVFNNAGQHYNHIHFWSWMKPNGGGTKLPGKIEKKINEDLGGFEKFKTDFQAAGVGQFGSGWCWLQVKNGKLEIAKTPNGENPLVHGATPILGCDVWEHSYYIDYRNRRPDYLKAFVENLVNWEYVESLFDKA from the coding sequence ATGACCTTTACGCTGCCCCCACTCCCCTACGCCTATGACGCCCTCGGACAATTCATGTCGAAGGAAACGCTCGAATTCCACCACGACAAGCATCATCAGGCCTATGTCACCAACGGCAACAACGCGCTCAAGGGCACCGAATGGGAAGGCAAGTCCCTTGAGGAGATCGTCAAGGGCTCGTTCGGCAAGAACCCCGCGGTGTTCAACAATGCCGGCCAGCACTACAACCACATCCATTTCTGGAGCTGGATGAAGCCCAATGGCGGCGGCACCAAGCTGCCGGGCAAGATCGAGAAGAAGATCAACGAGGACCTCGGCGGCTTCGAGAAGTTCAAGACGGACTTCCAGGCGGCCGGCGTCGGCCAGTTCGGCTCCGGCTGGTGCTGGCTCCAGGTCAAGAACGGCAAGCTCGAGATTGCCAAGACCCCGAACGGCGAGAATCCGCTGGTGCACGGCGCCACCCCGATCCTCGGCTGCGACGTCTGGGAGCACTCCTACTACATCGACTATCGCAACCGCCGTCCCGATTATCTGAAGGCGTTTGTCGAGAACCTCGTGAACTGGGAATACGTCGAGTCCCTGTTCGACAAGGCCTGA
- a CDS encoding permease has product MSEPSPKDPAPAEDAESEPRPGRVRKPIGWSTIIIAALVAVSAGLVWRRDGTDGVLDILTHDLSLFGGILPRVLAGCLLGAFISEILPHEKVSRALGPKSGLKGLLIGTAFGAILPGGPFTAYPVASALLAVGADFGATIAMVVSWTLIGYGRAVAWEIPIMGTDFTLWRIVISLPLPVLAGALGRFVYVRLYPKPVLKDDEN; this is encoded by the coding sequence TTGTCAGAACCCTCCCCGAAAGACCCGGCGCCCGCCGAGGACGCGGAATCCGAGCCGCGGCCGGGTCGCGTGCGGAAGCCGATCGGCTGGTCGACCATCATCATCGCAGCGCTGGTGGCGGTGAGCGCGGGGCTGGTCTGGCGGCGTGACGGCACCGACGGTGTTCTCGACATACTGACCCACGATCTCTCGCTGTTCGGCGGCATCCTGCCGCGCGTGCTGGCTGGTTGCCTGCTCGGCGCGTTCATCTCCGAGATCCTGCCGCACGAAAAAGTCTCGCGCGCGCTCGGGCCGAAATCGGGCCTCAAAGGCCTTCTGATCGGCACCGCCTTCGGCGCGATCCTGCCCGGCGGTCCCTTCACCGCCTATCCCGTGGCGAGTGCGCTGCTCGCGGTCGGCGCCGATTTCGGTGCCACCATCGCCATGGTCGTGAGCTGGACCTTGATCGGCTATGGCCGGGCGGTGGCCTGGGAAATCCCGATCATGGGCACCGACTTCACGCTGTGGCGCATTGTCATCTCGCTGCCGTTGCCGGTGCTCGCAGGCGCGCTCGGCCGCTTCGTATATGTCCGGCTCTATCCGAAGCCCGTCCTGAAGGACGATGAGAATTGA